The Bdellovibrio bacteriovorus W nucleotide sequence TTCAAAACTCAAAGAAGTGATGATCTCACCAATGAAAAACAAGCTGCCTTTTTTCGGATGGATAATGCAGGTGTTTTTTCCATACCAACCAAGGCCTGCGCGTTGTGCAAGGTCGCGCTCGAGTAAGGGGCTAGAGTCCGTAAACGCTAAAAACTCTTCGCTAGGAAAAAGACCTTTAAGCTCATTGCAGAGCTCTTGCATTCGCCCACGAAACCAAAAGTGGTAATCCATACCTTTTGAATACATACTCATGCGCGCCGCTTCTAGGGGTGGGTTCTCTTGAGGTTCTGGATGGGGGAAGTAGGGCATAGCAAAGACAAGGCAGGATCTTGCTTCGGGCCATTTTGATTGGGGGTTTTCTTTTATGGATGCGTGCTCTTTGAGGTAGTTCATACTGCCGTAAAGATTTTCGTTCAGCCACGATTGGTAAAAGTCGAAAGTGAGGGGGCGCGCAAGCTTGGCAATTCCAAAATGCGAAAAGCCAGTGTCACTAAGACGGCTTTCTATGAATTGCGTTATCTCTTGAGCGTTCACGATAAGACTTTCCTTCAACTCTGTTTTTTTCTACAATCAAGCTTATGAATATCGAAAAAATCCTCAGTACTCACCCTCAATGGGAGGCTGTGCAAAAAATCTATCATAGGCTGAATGCCGAAGGTTATAAAGCCTTTTTGGCGGGTGGCTGCGTGCGAGATGCTCTTCTGGGAGTGCCGGCAAGGGATTTAGATATTGCTACAGATGCAGAGCCCGCAGTTGTTGAAAGCCTATTTTCAAAAACAGTCGGGGTGGGGAAGATCTTTGGGGTGATTCGAGTCTTAGATTATGGCTCCGATATTGAAGTAGCGACCTTTCGAACAGATGGAAAGT carries:
- a CDS encoding iron-sulfur cluster-binding protein (COG1600 Uncharacterized Fe-S protein) — translated: MNAQEITQFIESRLSDTGFSHFGIAKLARPLTFDFYQSWLNENLYGSMNYLKEHASIKENPQSKWPEARSCLVFAMPYFPHPEPQENPPLEAARMSMYSKGMDYHFWFRGRMQELCNELKGLFPSEEFLAFTDSSPLLERDLAQRAGLGWYGKNTCIIHPKKGSLFFIGEIITSLSFEANIAPLPDFCGKCTRCIDICPTEALIAPQKMDASRCISYLTIESRNVPAPDLREKIGDWFFGCDLCQTTCPWNQKVFKNQLSTHLIEEISEDHEEKLIKEMRYILESSGKKLSKDFLGTPLARAGSFGLKRNALIVIANRKLTGLEDAIIPLLDHEKLGELAQWTLDQLNG